One window of Vicinamibacterales bacterium genomic DNA carries:
- a CDS encoding UBP-type zinc finger domain-containing protein, which produces MKTRGGCGHIEQLEAVKPAKAYECEACVKMGARWVHLRTCQTCGVTLCCDSSPNRHAGKHARAESHPVMASAEPGERWLYCFPDDAFAEY; this is translated from the coding sequence ATGAAGACGAGAGGCGGATGCGGGCACATCGAGCAGCTCGAGGCCGTGAAGCCCGCGAAGGCCTACGAGTGCGAAGCCTGCGTCAAGATGGGCGCGCGCTGGGTGCACCTGCGCACGTGTCAGACCTGCGGCGTGACCCTCTGCTGCGACTCGTCTCCGAATCGCCACGCCGGCAAGCACGCCCGGGCCGAGTCGCACCCGGTGATGGCATCCGCCGAGCCCGGCGAGCGCTGGCTGTACTGCTTTCCCGACGATGCCTTTGCGGAGTACTGA